One region of Maylandia zebra isolate NMK-2024a linkage group LG10, Mzebra_GT3a, whole genome shotgun sequence genomic DNA includes:
- the kcnj1b gene encoding ATP-sensitive inward rectifier potassium channel 1b — protein sequence MVSRSSSRMFQLLQGHNQPAGQRNHRTRLVTKDGHCNIEFGNIEYSNQFAYLVDFWTTFVEIRWRFVLLLFVAVFTGSWFIFSLLWYWIAKSNGDLAGQNHTEGHIQCIDNVNGLTTAFLYSLETQTTIGYGGRALTGHCAGTVALIVIQSLVGVFINCFMCGIILAKISLPKKRAKTVTFSHTAVICLKKGSLCLLIRVANLRKTLLIGSQIYGKLLRTTTTPDGETIILDQVDIDFMVDAGKDNLFFVCPLTLYHVINRSSPFFDLSADTLPQQDFELVVFLDGTAESTSSSCQVRTSYIPQEIQWGYSFLPIISRTKTGKYHVDFSNFSKSVRVTTPHCVHCFEADVDQRNHNNHSQENHNNQLKRGIDNPGFQVIDIHDSVDVTTM from the exons ATGGTCTCACGGAGCAG CTCCAGGATGTTCCAGCTGCTCCAGGGTCACAACCAGCCAGCTGGACAACGAAACCACAGAACCCGCCTGGTCACCAAAGACGGGCACTGCAACATTGAGTTCGGGAACATCGAGTACAGTAACCAGTTTGCGTACCTGGTAGACTTCTGGACCACCTTTGTGGAGATTCGCTGGCggtttgttctccttttgtttgtgGCTGTGTTCACAGGCAGCTGGTTCATTTTCAGCCTGCTGTGGTACTGGATTGCAAAGAGCAACGGGGATCTGGCTGGACAGAACCACACTGAAGGACACATCCAGTGTATAGACAACGTTAACGGGCTCACAACGGCATTCCTGTACTCATTAGAGACCCAGACCACCATTGGGTATGGAGGCAGGGCACTGACTGGCCACTGTGCTGGCACGGTGGCTCTAATTGTCATCCAGTCTCTAGTTGGGGTTTTTATCAACTGCTTCATGTGTGGTATCATCCTAGCTAAAATCTCCTTACCAAAGAAAAGGGCAAAGACTGTGACCTTCAGCCACACAGCTGTCATCTGCTTGAAGAAAGGAAGTCTGTGTCTCCTGATCAGAGTGGCCAACCTTCGAAAGACCTTACTAATCGGAAGCCAGATCTATGGGAAGTTGCTGAGGACAACGACCACACCGGATGGCGAGACCATCATCCTGGACCAGGTGGATATTGACTTCATGGTTGATGCTGGCAAGGataacttgttttttgtttgcccCTTGACCCTGTACCATGTGATTAACAGATCGAGTCCTTTCTTTGATTTGTCGGCTGACACCCTTCCTCAGCAGGACTTTGAATTGGTGGTCTTTTTGGATGGGACAGCCGAGTCCACCAGCTCCTCCTGTCAGGTCCGAACTTCCTACATCCCACAGGAGATCCAGTGGGGATACAGCTTTCTGCCGATTATCTCCCGCACCAAGACAGGAAAGTACCATGTGGATTTTTCTAACTTTTCCAAGAGCGTCCGGGTCACCACTCCACACTGCGTCCACTGCTTTGAGGCCGACGTAGACCAGAgaaaccacaacaaccacagccaAGAAAATCACAATAACCAGCTAAAGAGGGGGATTGATAACCCGGGCTTTCAGGTGATTGACATACATGACTCTGTGGATGTCACTACAATGTGA